The segment AAACGCCAATCCAGCCGACCGGCACTTCATTCAACAGTATCTGGGCCGATTGTCCTGGATGGAGTGCAGCATGGGTAGCTGCTACGAAGCCAAGTTCAAGTGGATAGCACAGCGCTTCGAGATCCGCCTTGACATCAAAAAAATCAGCTTGGCGCAATGCCTCGCCCCATTGCTCCGCCTTGACGCTGCCGAAGCACAAGGCAGCAACATGCTGTGGCTGATCATAGCCGCCCTCCCCGGCAGCAAAACAGCGACCGACTTCAAATATCCTTACCCGCTCATGTTTGCGGTTGAGATTAAAGCGCAACACATCCAGCAGGCCACCCAGCAACGTGGATCGCATCACTCCAAGCTGGCTCGCAATTGGATTCTGCAGTGCGACAGGGTTTTCGTTTCCGGCCAGGTCGGTCTCCCATTCTTTGTCAACAAAGCTGTAGGTCACCACTTCCTGAAAGTCACGGGCAATCAGCAACTGCCGAATTTGACTCTGCTCCTGCAACGATTCTTTTTGAGGGAGCAGACTCAGTGTGCTGTGCGGCGGCAAAGCCGGAATATGATCGTAGCCGTGCAACCTCGCCAGTTCCTCAATCAAATCCACCTCGATAGACAAGTCAAAGCGATAACTGGGCGCTGTCACGTGAAAATCACCATTCAGCTCAGTGAATTCGAAGTTCAGACGCTGCAGAAGTGATGCAATTGTATCCACACTCAGATCAACACCAAGCACACGCCGCGCGCGACCGCTGCGCAACACGATGACTTCGCGTTGCGGCAACTCTCCTGACGTTTCAGTGACTTCACCCGCATAGCCACCGCAGATTTGCTGAATCAATGCAGACGCACGCTCAAGAGCGATGCGAGTAGCAGAAAAATCCACGCCACGCTCAAAACGATAGGAGGAGTCTGTTGACAGGCCAAAACGACGCGCTTTTCCGGCAATTGCATCTGGGCTGAAAAACGCACTTTCAAGAAAAATATCTGTCGTGCTGTCTGATACTGAGCTGGTTTCGCCGCCCATGATACCCGCCAAAGCCAGCACAGCCGATTCATCGGCGATCACCAGCATATCCGGGTCCAATTTTACGTTCTGCTGGTTAAGCAGCATCAGTTGCTCGCCAGGACGGGCAAAGCGAACCTGAATGCGCCCCTTGAGCTTGGCCAGATCAAAGGCATGCAGCGGTTGGCCCAATTCCAGCATGACGTAGTTGGTGATATCCACCACGGAATTAATACTTCGCACCCCAGAGCGTTCCAGGCGGCGGATCATCCAGTCTGGTGTTGCCGCGGTCAGGTTCACGCCACGCATCACTCTGCCGCAATAGCGTGGGCAAGCGACAGACTCCAATACTTCAATTTCCAGCTTATCTGCAACAGTAGCCTGAACAGGCGCCATATTCAGCCCCAGTTCGAGTCTGGTTCCGGTCACAGCCGCCACCTCTCGCGCCACTCCAAGCATACCGAGGCAATCACTGCGATTAGGCGTCAGTTTGAGCGTAAACAAATGGTCATCGAGTTCAAGATAGCTGCGAATGGAAGTGCCCACAGGCGCATCGGCGGGTAACAGCATCAAGCCACTGCTTTCCCCTGCCAAGCCCAGTTCCTTGGCAGAACATAGCATGCCGAAAGATTCCACATTTCTGACCTTGGCCTGTTTGATCGAAATTCCGGGCAGTTCGGCTCCAACCAGAGCACATGGCACGCGTGCGCCTGCATGGACATTAGCCGCGCCACACACGATTTGCAGCGGCGCAGCCGCACCCACATTGACCAGGCATACATTAAGCCGGTCGGCATTGGGGTGCTTCTCCAGAGAAAGGACTTCCGCCACCACGATTTTTTCAAAAGCAGGCGCTACGGGCTCCAGCCCTTCTACTTCAAGACCGGCCATGGTCAAAGCATGGGCCAGTTGATTGCTATCGAGAGCGGGACTAACGTAAGTACGTAACCAGTTTTCCGAGAATTTCATATCAATTATTACCACGGAGAACACGGGTCACACTGGGCATTGGAGCAGATGGAGGCTTCCCCTACTCCCTATGCCCCCCCGTGGGTCAATCAGTTAAATTGCTTAAGGAACTTAAGATCATTTTCAAAAAACAATCTTAAGTCATTGACTCCATAACGTAACATCGCCAAACGCTCGACGCCCAAACCAAAGGCGAAGCCGATGTATTTTTCGCTGTCGATATTCACGTGCTTCAGAACATTGGGGTGGACCATGCCACAACCACCAATCTCAAGCCAGCCACCATTCCAGCTCATATCCATTTCAGCCGAAGGCTCGGTGAACGGAAAGAAGGAAGGGCGAAAACGTACCTGCAGATCATCGCGTTCGAAAAAACGTTGCAAAAAATCCTGCACAACACCCTTGAGATTGGCGAAGCTGATCTCTTCATCTACCCACAGACCTTCCACCTGATGGAACATCGGTGAATGGGTAGCATCGGAATCGACACGGAATACACGTCCCGGCGCGATGATTTTCAGTGGCGGCTGATTAACTTCCATATAGCGCACCTGCACAGGAGATGTATGGGTACGCAACACGTGCCGGGCATCCACATAAAATGTATCGTGCATTGCACGTGCAGGATGATTTTCCGGAATATTGAGCGCGGTAAAGTTGTAGAAGTCAGTCTCTATTTCAGGACCTTGAGCGACTTCAAAGCCAATAGAATGAAAAAGGGCCTCAATACGCTCCAGCGTACGCGTCACCGGGTGCATTCCGCCTCGACCGGCCCCACGTCCAGGCAGGGTTACATCCAGAGATTCCTTGGCCAACTGGGCGTGCAACTGCTGCTCCCGGAGCGCTTCGCGTCGTGCGGCAAGAGCCTGTTCAAGCTTGTCCTTGACCTCGTTGATGCGTGCGCCCGCAGCCGGGCGCTCATCTGCCGACAACTTTCCCAAACCTTTCAAAAGCTCTGTCAGGGCGCCATTTTTTCCGATAAAGCGGGATTTTACCTGATCCAGCTCAGCCGGGTTGTCAATGGCTTCAAAAGCCGACAAGCCCTGATTCAGTATTTCTTCTAGTTTTTCCATATTCGGGTCGTACTGCCTCACCGGGCGGTTCAAATAAAAAAGGAGGCCTGAGCCTCCTTTTTTAGGTTTTGCTGCTTAAGCGCTGAGGCTGGCTTTGGCTTGTTCGGCAATCCTGGCAAACGCCGGCTTGTCAAACACGGCCAGATCGGCCAGCACTTTGCGGTCCATGTCGATCGCAGCCTTTTTGAGGCCGTTGATGAATACGCTATAAGTCATGCCCAGTTCGCGAGCTGCCGCGTTGATACGGACAATCCACAGAGCGCGGAACTGACGCTTGCGCTGACGGCGGTCGCGGTAGGCATATTGACCCGCCTTCATCACCGCTTCTTTAGCGATACGGTAGACGTTCTTGCGGCGGCCGCGGTAACCCTTGGCCATATCCAGTACTTTTTTGTGACGGGCGCGAGCCGTTACACCACGTTTAACTCTTGACATTTCACGTCCCCCTTATGCGTACGGCATCATGGCGCGAACTTGGCGCATGTTGCTTTCTGCAACCATGGTCGTGCCGCGCAACTGGCGTTTACGTTTGGTGGTTTTCTTGGTCAGGATATGACGCAAGTGGGAATGGGTGCGCTTGACGCCGCCACCACCCAGAGCATTGAAGCGCTTTTTGGCGCCGCTCTTGGTCTTCATCTTAGGCATTTACAACTCCTGCTTTTATAACATGGATCTGGGCGTTCTCCGACGGAGACACTTATTGGCCTGGATACCACTTGTTTTACCCGCTAAGGGGCTTTCTACCAGCTACTTTTTCTTCGGTGACAAAACCATCACCATCTGACGGCCTTCCATCTTGGGAAACTGTTCAACCACACCAAATTCGGCCAGATCTGCTTCGACCCTCTTCAGAAGGCGCATGCCAAGTTCCTGATGGGTAATTTCACGCCCACGAAAGCGCAGGGTAATTTTAGTCTTGTCGCCTTCTTCGAGAAAACGAATCAGGTTGCGTAACTTAACCTGATAGTCGCCTTCGTCGGTTCCCGGACGGAACTTTACTTCCTTGACCTGGATCTGCTTCTGCTTCAGCTTGGCTTCGTGCTGTTTCTTGCTCTCGCTGTATTTGAACTTACCGTAATCCATCAGGCGACAGACTGGTGGTTGCGCGGTAGGCGCAATCTCTACCAGATCGATCTCTGCATCTTCTGCCATCTGCATGGCAGTGGACAAACTTACGATACCGAGCGGTTCACCTTCAACACCAACCAACCGGACTTCCTGAGCGGTGATTTCACCGTTGATCCGGCTTTCTTTTCCCTGAGCGATAGCTAAATCTCCAAATCAATTAAAAACTAAGCCGCGCTTCCCTTTTCGGCCAGATCCTTGGATAACCGCGCCAGCAACGCTTCCAGCGGCATCTGGCCAAGGTCTTCGCCCGTACGGGTCCGCACGGCAACTAGATTAGAGGCAACCTCCTTATCCCCTACAATCAGAAGATATGGCAGCCTCTGCATGCTATGTTCGCGGATTTTATAGGTAATCTTCTCATTTCTCAAGTCCAGATGGACGCGGAAACCATTTTGTTTCAAGCGTTCCGCCACTTGGTGCGCATATTCCGCCTGGGATTCCGAGATATTCAGTATCGCCATCTGAACTGGAGCCAGCCAAACCGGCAATGCTCCGGCATGGTTTTCAACCAGAATGCCGATAAAACGCTCCAGTGAGCCCAGTATCGCCCGGTGCAACATCACCGGAACCTTGCGTACATTATCCTCATCGACGAATTCAGCACCAAGGCGGCCCGGCATGGAGAAATCCACTTGTATCGTACCGCACTGCCAGGAACGGCCAATAGCATCCTTGATATGAAATTCGATTTTCGGGCCATAAAAAGCCCCTTCACCCGGCAACTCGTCCCACGTCATGCCCGAAGCGCGCAAGGCGGCGCGCAAGGCATTTTCAGACTTGTCCCATATTTCATCAGAGCCCACCCTGCTTTCCGGTCGCAGCGCCAACTTCACCGCCACATTGTTAAAGCCAAAATCCTTATAGACCTTCAACACCTGCGAATTAAAAGCCGTCACCTCAGATTCGATCTGCGCTTCAGTACAAAAAATATGGCCGTCGTCTTGCACGAAACCGCGCACCCGCATCAGACCATGCAGGCCTCCGGATGGCTCGTTGCGATGACATGAGCCAAACTCACCATAGCGCAGTGGCAATTCACGATAAGAACGCAGATCGGAATTGAACACCTGGACGTGGCCTGGGCAGTTCATCGGCTTGATCGCATATTCGTGTTTTTCTGACTCTGTGGTGAACATGCCGGCCTTGAAATGTTCCCAGTGTCCGGATTTCTCCCAAAGCGCACGATCTATGATTTGAGGGCAGCGAATTTCCTTGTAACCGTTATCCAGGTACGCACGCCGCATGTATTGCTCAATCACCTGCCACATCGCCCAACCCTTGGGGTGCCAGAACACCATGCCCGGCGCCTCATCCTGCATGTGGAACAGATCCTGCGCCTTGCCAATCTTGCGGTGGTCGCGCTTTTCTGCCTCCTCAAGTCGATGCAGATAAGCTTCCTGATCTTCCTTTTTTGCCCATGCTGTGCCGTATATGCGCTGCAGCATTTCATTTTTAGAGTCGCCGCGCCAATAGGCACCGGCCACCTTCATCAGTTTGAACACCTTGAGCTTGCCGGTCGAAGGCACATGTGGGCCGCGACACAAGTCGGTGAAATCACCCTGCGTATACATCGACAAGTCTTCTTCGCTGGGGATGGACTCGATAATCTGGGCTTTATAATGCTCGCCCAAATTCTTGAAAAAATGGATTGCATCCGAACGCGATACCACCTTGCGCTCGATTTTCAGATCAGCCTTGACGATTTCCGCCATCTTTTTCTCGATGGCCTGCAAATCTTCCGGAGTAAAAGGCCGTTTATAGGAAAAATCGTAGAAAAAACCATCCTCGATCACCGGCCCGATCGTGACCTGCGCTTCAGGAAATAGTGATTTGACCGCCTGGGCCAGCAAGTGTGCTGCGGAATGACGGATCACATCCTGTCCTTCCGCATCCTTGTCGGTCACGATAGCCAGTTCAGCATCGCCCTCAATCGAAAATGATGTATCAACCAGCTTGCCATCGACTTTGCCGGCCAGCGCTACCCGAGCCAGGCCGGCACCGATATTGGCGGCCACCTCGGCTACAGTCACTGCTTGTTCAAACTTGCGCTCGGAACCATCAGGTAAACGAATTACAGGCATAGAAATTAAGTCCGGAAACAAAAAATGCGGCAAGGCCGCATTTTAGGAAAAGCTGGTAGGCGCGATTGGACTCGAACCAACGACCCCCACCATGTCAAGGTGATGCTCTAACCAGCTGAGCTACGCGCCTAAGGGTGGCCGAATTATACGGAGAAGTTGGCGACAATACAACGAAAACCTTTTCACTTGAGGATAGGTATCGTTTTTAACCCACCCACTTTCGTGCATTGCGGAACATGCGCAACCATGGGCCATCTTCGCCCCAGCCATCGGGCTGCCAGGAATGTTGCACGGCACGGAACACCCGCTCAGGATGCGGCATCATGATGGTGAAGCGGCCATCCTTGGTGGTCAGGCCGGTGACACCTTGCGGCGAGCCGTTCGGGTTGGCCGGGTAACCTTGCGCGGGCTGGCCGCGATGATCGACGTAGCGCAACGCTACTTGTGCATTCTGCATGGCAGAGGCCGAAGCGAATTCGGCATAACCTTCTCCATGCGCAACCACGATAGGCATACGGCTGCCGGCCATGCCATCCAGGAATAGTGAAGGGTTCTTCGGCACTTCAACCATAACAAAGCGCGCCTCAAACTGCTCCGACTTGTTGCGCACGAAATGGGGCCAGTTTTCCGCGCCAGGTATGATGGAGTGGAGATTGCTCATCATCTGGCAGCCGTTGCACACTCCGAGGGCGAAGGAATCGCCACGCTGAAAAAAGGCCTCAAATTCACCACGTGCACGCGCATTGAACAGTATTGATTTGGCCCAGCCCTCCCCTGCACCCAGCACGTCGCCGTAGGAGAACCCCCCGCACGCCACCAGCCCTTTGAAATCCCGGAGCGACACTCGTCCGGCGATAATGTCGCTCATGTGCACGTCCACAGCAGTGAAGCCGGCACGATCGAAAGCCGCTGCCATTTCGACCTGACCGTTAACGCCTTGCTCGCGCAAAATCGCCATGGCTGGGCGAACGCCGCTATTGATGAAGGGCGCAGCGATATTCTCGTTGACGTCAAAAGTAAGAGCGGCCTGCAGTCCGGTATCGGTCTGGTCGAGAATACGGTCGAACTCCTGCTGCGCACATTCCGGATTGTCGCGCAACTTTTGCATCTGACTGGTGGTTTCCGACCAGGCGCGCTGCAAATCCACGCGACTTTCGCTGAACACTTCCACATCACCGCGCAGGATGCGCAGACGGTCAACTTGATTGAGCGTACCGATAACGTGGAATTCACTGCGCATCCCGGCATCAAAGAAAGTCTGCATCACCACTGGCGTGTCTGAACGGCGTACCTGCAAAACCGCACCCAGTTCCTCGTTGAACAATACGCTGAAAATTCGGCTCGAATAACTACCGGCGGGAATTTCAGGTTCGGACTTGCCATTTTCCTCCACATCGCTGCGAATCTGCTCGTAGCACAACTCGTCCAAATCGAGGGTGACACCGACATGGCCGGCAAACATCATTTCGC is part of the Sulfuricella sp. genome and harbors:
- the pheT gene encoding phenylalanine--tRNA ligase subunit beta, with amino-acid sequence MKFSENWLRTYVSPALDSNQLAHALTMAGLEVEGLEPVAPAFEKIVVAEVLSLEKHPNADRLNVCLVNVGAAAPLQIVCGAANVHAGARVPCALVGAELPGISIKQAKVRNVESFGMLCSAKELGLAGESSGLMLLPADAPVGTSIRSYLELDDHLFTLKLTPNRSDCLGMLGVAREVAAVTGTRLELGLNMAPVQATVADKLEIEVLESVACPRYCGRVMRGVNLTAATPDWMIRRLERSGVRSINSVVDITNYVMLELGQPLHAFDLAKLKGRIQVRFARPGEQLMLLNQQNVKLDPDMLVIADESAVLALAGIMGGETSSVSDSTTDIFLESAFFSPDAIAGKARRFGLSTDSSYRFERGVDFSATRIALERASALIQQICGGYAGEVTETSGELPQREVIVLRSGRARRVLGVDLSVDTIASLLQRLNFEFTELNGDFHVTAPSYRFDLSIEVDLIEELARLHGYDHIPALPPHSTLSLLPQKESLQEQSQIRQLLIARDFQEVVTYSFVDKEWETDLAGNENPVALQNPIASQLGVMRSTLLGGLLDVLRFNLNRKHERVRIFEVGRCFAAGEGGYDQPQHVAALCFGSVKAEQWGEALRQADFFDVKADLEALCYPLELGFVAATHAALHPGQSAQILLNEVPVGWIGVLHPRWQQKYDLPQPAVMFEIDLAALMQRKLPVFSEISKFPTVRRDLAVVVDDAVNVQDLLDGMRKHLPATVTDLKLFDVYRGKGIDLGKKSLAFKVLMQDTQKTLTDDEVETVMANIKDILATRFDATLRA
- the pheS gene encoding phenylalanine--tRNA ligase subunit alpha, with the translated sequence MEKLEEILNQGLSAFEAIDNPAELDQVKSRFIGKNGALTELLKGLGKLSADERPAAGARINEVKDKLEQALAARREALREQQLHAQLAKESLDVTLPGRGAGRGGMHPVTRTLERIEALFHSIGFEVAQGPEIETDFYNFTALNIPENHPARAMHDTFYVDARHVLRTHTSPVQVRYMEVNQPPLKIIAPGRVFRVDSDATHSPMFHQVEGLWVDEEISFANLKGVVQDFLQRFFERDDLQVRFRPSFFPFTEPSAEMDMSWNGGWLEIGGCGMVHPNVLKHVNIDSEKYIGFAFGLGVERLAMLRYGVNDLRLFFENDLKFLKQFN
- the rplT gene encoding 50S ribosomal protein L20 — its product is MSRVKRGVTARARHKKVLDMAKGYRGRRKNVYRIAKEAVMKAGQYAYRDRRQRKRQFRALWIVRINAAARELGMTYSVFINGLKKAAIDMDRKVLADLAVFDKPAFARIAEQAKASLSA
- the rpmI gene encoding 50S ribosomal protein L35; amino-acid sequence: MPKMKTKSGAKKRFNALGGGGVKRTHSHLRHILTKKTTKRKRQLRGTTMVAESNMRQVRAMMPYA
- the infC gene encoding translation initiation factor IF-3, whose product is MAQGKESRINGEITAQEVRLVGVEGEPLGIVSLSTAMQMAEDAEIDLVEIAPTAQPPVCRLMDYGKFKYSESKKQHEAKLKQKQIQVKEVKFRPGTDEGDYQVKLRNLIRFLEEGDKTKITLRFRGREITHQELGMRLLKRVEADLAEFGVVEQFPKMEGRQMVMVLSPKKK
- the thrS gene encoding threonine--tRNA ligase; translated protein: MPVIRLPDGSERKFEQAVTVAEVAANIGAGLARVALAGKVDGKLVDTSFSIEGDAELAIVTDKDAEGQDVIRHSAAHLLAQAVKSLFPEAQVTIGPVIEDGFFYDFSYKRPFTPEDLQAIEKKMAEIVKADLKIERKVVSRSDAIHFFKNLGEHYKAQIIESIPSEEDLSMYTQGDFTDLCRGPHVPSTGKLKVFKLMKVAGAYWRGDSKNEMLQRIYGTAWAKKEDQEAYLHRLEEAEKRDHRKIGKAQDLFHMQDEAPGMVFWHPKGWAMWQVIEQYMRRAYLDNGYKEIRCPQIIDRALWEKSGHWEHFKAGMFTTESEKHEYAIKPMNCPGHVQVFNSDLRSYRELPLRYGEFGSCHRNEPSGGLHGLMRVRGFVQDDGHIFCTEAQIESEVTAFNSQVLKVYKDFGFNNVAVKLALRPESRVGSDEIWDKSENALRAALRASGMTWDELPGEGAFYGPKIEFHIKDAIGRSWQCGTIQVDFSMPGRLGAEFVDEDNVRKVPVMLHRAILGSLERFIGILVENHAGALPVWLAPVQMAILNISESQAEYAHQVAERLKQNGFRVHLDLRNEKITYKIREHSMQRLPYLLIVGDKEVASNLVAVRTRTGEDLGQMPLEALLARLSKDLAEKGSAA